In Nitrosococcus halophilus Nc 4, the genomic stretch CTAGAAGAGCTGGAAATGGTCTCGCCGGTTATGCAACTTAGGGCCAGTGGAGATTGGACCGTGCACGGGGAGACCCAATGGTCCCACTTGGATATCAAAGCCCATAGCCCGGATCTGGGTCAATTACTGACTAAATTTAATTATCAAACCAATATTGCTGGAGGAAAAACGGAGGTTGAGATTGTCGCCGGTTGGCCCGGCGCGCCCACTTTATTCGACCTTGAGCGGCTAGACGGCAGTATGCGGTTGACAGTGGGCAAGGGCCGTTTGTTGAATGTGGAGCCTGGAGCGGGACGGTTATTCGGTCTACTGAGTGTTTCAACCCTTCCGCGGCGGTTGGCACTGGATTTCAGCGATATTTTTAGTAAGGGCTTTGCCTTTGACCGAATTCAGGGTACATTCGCCATCCGTCAGGGGAATGCTTATTCCAACCAATTGGTTATGGAAGGCCCCACTGCTCAGGTCCAGGCAAGCGGAAGGATTGGCTTGGCAACTCAAGACTATGACCAGATAATAGCGGTAACCCCCAATGTCTTTTCAAGTTTGCCTCTCGCTGGGGCGGTGGCCGGTGGGCCAGTGGGCCTGGGAGTCGGTACTGCCATTATGCTAGCGGATAAATTAGTGGATAAGATGTTCGGCACTCAGGTGGGACAGCTGCTGACTTATTATTACACGGTTTCTGGCCCTTGGGCCAAACCGCTCGTGTCCCGAGTCAATAAACTTCTCCCGTCCCAAGAAGACGACTAGCAAAAAACAAGGTTGAGAGGGAAAATCTAACTGGAGTGGGAACTTAGGGGTTGCGGTGCTTATCCCATATCCATAGATATTCCTTACCCATATTGGATTAAATATAAATAAATAGGAGAGAGCGTGTGAGTTTTGTCGCGGCCATTCAAATGGCATCGGGGCCAAATGTAGGGGCCAACCTGCTCGAGGTGGAGCGGCTTATTGCCCAAGCTGCTGCCGAAGGAGCAAATTTGGTAGTGCTCCCCGAAAATTTTGCCCTCATGGGAGAGAAGGATGATGCTCTGCTGAGTATTGTTGAGGAGGAGGGAGAAGGTCCACTTCAGAGTTTCCTAGCGCAGCAGGCAGCTAGGTATAAACTCTGGTTGGTGGGGGGTACGGTGCCATTGCGGGCTTCTGAAACGGGCAAGGTCCGCGCAGCATGCCTGCTCTTTGATGCCAGTGGCCGGCGGGTAGCACGCTACGATAAACTTCATTTATTCGATGTTTCTCTTCCCGGTGGAGGAGAGAGATACTGTGAGTCTCTGACTATTGAGCCTGGTCGGGAGGTAGTCGTTGCCGATACCCCCTTTGGCAAAATAGGGCTTGCTGTTTGTTATGATCTGCGTTTCCCAGAGTTGTTTCGTTGCTTAGTGGAGCAAGGGATGGAAATCCTGGCTTTACCATCGGCTTTTACCGCATTGACGGGTCGGGCCCACTGGGAGCCCTTAGTGCGGGCACGGGCGATTGAAAATCTATGCTATGTGGTGGCGGCGGGTCAGGGAGGTTTTCATGCCAGCGGGCGAACCACTCATGGGGATAGCATGATTGTTGACCCTTGGGGTGTCGTGCTAGCCCGTTTGCCCCGCGGTTCTGGCGTGATCACCGCGGAGTTGGACCCGGAGCGGCTGCGTAGCACTCGCCGCAATTTTCCAACTATCGAGCATCGACGCCTGAGCTGTAAGTTATCCTCCTAGAAACGGGAGTTGACTGCTTAGAAGCACGGGAAAGGTTCTATGAATTTTGACTTTCTGGCCGCTGATCGGCTTCCCCCTTTAGGTGGCGCGGCTACGGGCCTGATGGCCGGTTGGCGGTGTTGCTCCTCCTGGTGGAGGATGGCCCCACGGCGTCGTCGCACCTTGCCATCCCGCAGGCTCACCGCACCCTTGGGCACGCCCAACTGCCGTTTCTAGGAGGATGAGTCAAATGGAACTCAAGGAGACGGCCAAGGCGTTGTTGTTGGCGCCTGCTGGCCTTAGCGAGACAGACCTGGAACGGGTGCTAGGGCAATTGATGAGTCGGCATGTTGATAGCGCTGACCTTTACTTTCAATTGAGTCGACAGGAAAGTTGGGTGTTAGAAGATGGGGTTGTCAAGGAGGGGAGTCATAGCCGGGATCAAGGGGTTGGCGTACGGGCCATCAGCGGAGAAAAGA encodes the following:
- a CDS encoding carbon-nitrogen hydrolase family protein, which codes for MSFVAAIQMASGPNVGANLLEVERLIAQAAAEGANLVVLPENFALMGEKDDALLSIVEEEGEGPLQSFLAQQAARYKLWLVGGTVPLRASETGKVRAACLLFDASGRRVARYDKLHLFDVSLPGGGERYCESLTIEPGREVVVADTPFGKIGLAVCYDLRFPELFRCLVEQGMEILALPSAFTALTGRAHWEPLVRARAIENLCYVVAAGQGGFHASGRTTHGDSMIVDPWGVVLARLPRGSGVITAELDPERLRSTRRNFPTIEHRRLSCKLSS